A region of the Amblyraja radiata isolate CabotCenter1 unplaced genomic scaffold, sAmbRad1.1.pri scaffold_248_ctg1, whole genome shotgun sequence genome:
atctgtggaattctctgcgtcagagggcggtggagaccggtccTCTGGATACTATCAAGTGAGAGCTACATAAGGTTCCTTAAAATTGcgtagtcagggaatatggggagaaggcaggaacggggtagtgattgggccatgatcatattgaatggcggtgctggttcgaaggcccgaatggcctactcctgcacctattgtctattgtctattgtccattgtcgatTGATTGATTTTTGATTTCATGACTGGTTGATagtttgattgattggttgattgattgatcgaggTTAATggtttgattggttgattgattgatcgaggTTACTGgtgtgattggttgattgatcggTCAATTGGATaaatgcttgattgattgattgattgattgattgattgattgattgattgattgattgattagttgattgattgattgattggtcaaTTGGATAAATGCTTgcttgattgattggttggttgattgatcgattggttggttggttgattgattgattgattggttgattgattgattgattgattgattggttggttggtcggttgattgattgattgactgattgattgattgattgattgattgattgattgattgattgattgattgattgattgattgattgattgattgattgattgattgattcgtcgattgattgattgattcgttgattgattgattgattgcttcgTCGATTGATTGATTCGTTGATTGATTCGTTGATTCGTCGATTGATTGATTCGTTGATTGATTCGTTGAttcgttgattgattgattcgttGATTAATTGATTGTTTGCTTGATTGGCTGGTTGATTGTGCGATTGATCAGTTGATCCATTGATCGATTGATCGATGGGTCGATGGATCGGTgagttaattgattgattgattgattgattgattgatttatctatctatttgtttgtatatttatctgtttatttatccattgatttttaattttttttatttttacagatAACGCTTTATTGATCAATTTTTCctcctatttattatttttttcatcattttatttatttattagtttatatttttaattgtttatttatCTATTAATCTATCTTTATCCATcctatttatctgtttatttgtttatatttttatttatccGTTAATCTATCTATTTAACtatctgtttattttttttatttacttcCAATGTATTTACGTGCTTATATATCTGTCTATTTATTTATCGATCCACCTGTCTATCCACTGATCTATCAATTaacgtatctatttatttatttatttaagtgcatgcttattgattgattgatagatttgGTGGTTGCTTGCTGATTGATTGGTCGAGTGATCGATCGATTAAATGATCGATCTGTTGATTTATTGATTGGATGATTGATTGGTTGGTTTGTTAATCGATCGGTCGATTGATGTATTGAATgatagatagattgattgattgattgattgattgattggtttattgattgattgactatagatcgattgattgattgattgattgattgattgattgattgattgattgattgtttgattgattgtatgtatgaatgaatgaatgaatgaatgaatgaatgaatgaatgaatgaatgaatgaatgaatgaatgaatgaatgaatgaatgaatgaatgaatgaatgaatgaatgaatgaaaacaggcccttaggacaacatcgcccacaccggccgacatgcCATTGTATACTACTCACACCTGCaatcctttggcccatatccctccaaccctgtcctatccatgtgcctgtcgaaTATTTTTTTCAACGTTCCTATAATCCCTGCGTCGACTACTTCCTCTGTCGTTTTGTGCACCCACCacgccaaagaagtacaggttaattgtcttctgtaaaattgAAAATAGTCCtactgtgttggatagtgttaatgtgcgggaatcgttggtcagcatggatattgagggcttaagggcctgttaccgctcttaactgaactaaattgaactaaacgaaACTTTTTTTTGGAAAAAGGTACCACTCACATtcatattaaatgtttccccttcaccttaaacctatgaaagTAGAGATGTAATTTTctgaattatttttaattatgtgACCTATGTAATTGTATTAAATGTGCAACAGTCAGAATTGTATTTGTTCTGTTGACGGTAGCTATGAATCATTCCAGTAGATTGTCTATTGCTGTTTTAGTGGTTCCTGTCGCACCATTTAACACTGTTGTCAATTTATCTGCTCCACCATTGCAGGCGTGCAGTCGGGAGAATGGGCAATGCGGGCTCTGCCCCGTCGGGCCATCAGGAAGTCTTGCGTGGTGATACCCTGTACGTTCGACTTCCCTTCGCGTCCTTACACCGCCGTCCACGGAGCGTGGTTCAAGTACTGGAACCACTGGAAGTACACCGTGTATTACACCAGAGATCACAACTACGGGATGGCCGGGTTCAAGGGGAGGGCTGAAATGGTTGGTAACCTGGGAGAGAAAGACTGCTCGCTGAGGATCAATCACCTCAGATCAGAAGACTCTGATGTGTACTACTTCTACGTGGAACTGGACGGCTTTGAAACTTACACCTACATACCCCCCGTCCAACTGCACGTTCTGGGTGAGGCCCCTTCAAAGTTTACGTCCGCTATGCACACGTCCTTCAGAGTTGGTTTCGCTACGTTTTGACATTTCCTTTCTCGATCCTTTCTCAGTCGCGAAGTTTAGAAAGAACGTAGGAAGTTTGCAGCATTGGTTAATTGCACAGCAATGTGAACGCGTATTGGGACAGCGACATTACAGAGGGCGAAATGTTCAAGGAGAGAGAGGTGCCAGTAACGGCTTGGCGGCCAACAAGTGTGGTTCTGgcgagtggtagagtcgctgcctcacagcgccaacgaCGGGGGTTCCATCTTGTCTACGGGTGTTTTCTACGTGAtctatgcacgttctccctgggagtaCGTGGGATTTCTTCGGTTGCTCCAGTTTACTGCCGCACTCctcagacgtacatgtttgtaggttaatgggccagGGAGGTAAAAAACCGTTGAAAGCCCCCTGGTGAAAATCGACCGGTTGAACTGCTGTAATTCCTCGGACCTTACACAGTATAATGCTGGAGCCATGGCGATTTGTTCTCGGCGACACTCTTAGTAAATGTGATTAGTACATATAGAGAATAGGTAGATGGATAGATCGATGAATAGATGGGTGGTTAGATGTTTCGGTAGATAGATGGATGGGTGGAGAGGCGGGCGGATGGTGGTCAGGTGGTGGACAGATGGGTGGATAGATGGATGGCAGGTGGTTTTTCAAATGATCAGAGAATAATAGCATGCCCCACTCTCTTGGTCAGATAAGTGGCTACAGATGGTGAATTCAGGAGCAAGAGAACACAAAAtattgctggagtgactcagcgagcaACATCAATGGAGTCAAAATGATGGTGTACAATTAGGTTGAGATTGTGCCTTCCATACCATctctttccctccacaaatgctgctcagCAGGTGGTGTTCCATCAATAGTTTGTTCTTTGCTCCCTCCAGGGCAGTGCGTTTTGAGTCTAAGATATAACTCGCATCACCAGCCCCACTCCCCTCCCACTTCAGACCTACATGTTGTTTCACTGTAAATCTTTCCAATCTCCAGATGTACCTGACAAACCCGAGATTTCAATCCCGGAAACTCTCAGCGAAGGGACCCCGGTGAGCATTCTCTGCAAAGCCCTCTACCCCTGTCCCGATCAACGCCCATCTCTCACCTGGAGTGAGCTGTCAGATTCCACCCTCATTGCGCTTGGGGAGAAAACTAGCGGAGACATTTCCACTGTCTTGAATTTTACTCCTTCCGTCGCTCCTCACGGGCAAACTGTTCGCTGTACGGTTGACTACTTTGATACGAGTCACAGATTGGCAAACTCCATTACCCTGAACAATACATGTAAGTATTGTTTTATAAAGTATTATAGTCAAACAGTATTCAATCCGTACAGCAGAAAAACGGAATATTCCTTCAACCTTTTCCATGGAATCTAGTGGGCTTTCTTTGGTCGTCACGTCGATCCCTATCCCTCGAAATACTTCCCACCCATATATATGCAAAGCCGTATTTGAAAAGTTATAATTTTACTTCTTAGCTTCCCCAGGCAAAGAGTTTCAGATACGGATTACAATCTGCGATCGTCCAGTTTTAGAACTTCTTCCACAGGTTAAATTTATGCGTGCACTAAAATACAATCAGCC
Encoded here:
- the LOC116969857 gene encoding myelin-associated glycoprotein-like, with the translated sequence MVWQYCFPLLLLQAGVQSGEWAMRALPRRAIRKSCVVIPCTFDFPSRPYTAVHGAWFKYWNHWKYTVYYTRDHNYGMAGFKGRAEMVGNLGEKDCSLRINHLRSEDSDVYYFYVELDGFETYTYIPPVQLHVLDVPDKPEISIPETLSEGTPVSILCKALYPCPDQRPSLTWSELSDSTLIALGEKTSGDISTVLNFTPSVAPHGQTVRCTVDYFDTSHRLANSITLNNTYSPPNTMVEWNFKEANRISLRCSSDANPSVTSFSWFKVTHGVETDLRRESQIITVHLESLKANTSYSCTATNALGSSRSAPVHVHRHREYLL